The DNA sequence GCAGCCCAAACAAGCACCCATGCCACAAGCCATCCTACTTTCCATAGAAATATATACTGGAACCTTGCCTTCACAAATTTCAACTACCTTCTTCATCATGGCTACTGGTCCACAGCTATATACCACTTCATATCCATCTGGTTGAAAGATTTCAGTTATCAAACCCTCATGTCCTACTATCCCATTTTCTGTGGAAATATAGACATTTCTACTATATTTCTTTATTTCATCTATACAATAAACCTCATCTCTAAAACCACAATAAAAATCAACATCAGTTTTTAAGGATTTGGCTAAAAAAATAACCGGTGCTATACCTATACCTCCCGATATTAAGGCTATATTCCCTTTTAAACTAGTATTAAATCCATTCCCTAAGGGGCCCATTAACTCCAAAGTATCGCCCGATTTAAGTTTAGAAATTATATCCGTTCCTCTTCCTCTTACCTCATAAAGAAAAGTAATTTCTCCATCAATAATATTGGATACACTTATGGGTCTTGCCAAAAAAGGATCTAAGCCCTTCCAGCCTCTTAGCATGTAGAATTGTCCCGGTTCTCCTTGAAAAGGCCTAGTAGAATGAGGCGTCATCTTCATTTCATATATATTTGATGCTACTTGGATATTCCATTTAACTACCCCTTTTTTATATCCTTTCTCCATTTAGTATGTCCTCCCTCATATCTAATACAGCTAACCTCGCATATTTTTCGAAATTTTTATCTCCATCTTCATATTTTTTATAGGAAGTTATTATGCCCCTAGAAGAATTAACTATTCCTCCATTTCTCTTATTTAAGTAAATCACTACATCTTTTCCCTTTCCCCCTTGGCGACCATAGCCTGGAATTAGAAAGAACATATTTTTATACTTATTTCTTATTTCTTCCCCTTCATCTATATGGGTTCCTCCTACCACTGCACCTATTAAACTATATCCACAGCTACCTATATAATTTTGTCCTAACTCTTTTAATCTATCTCCAATATGATAGTAGATATAATTTGATTGAGGACCTGCTTTTAAATATTGAATATCCTTAGCTCCAGGATTTGATGTCCTAAGGAGTACAAATATTCCTTTATCTCTTCTCTCCAAATACTTTAGATAAGGGGTAATGGTGTCAAAGCCCATATAGGGATTTAAGGTTATGAAATCAGCTTCAAAATCCCCTTCAAAATGAGCCTTCCCGTACATTTCAGCAGTAGAGGAAATATCACCCCTTTTAATATCTCCTATGGAAAGAGAACCAGCGGATTTTATATATTCCAGTGTCCTTTTATATGCCATTAAACCTTTTATGCCATAGGCTTCATAATAGGCAATCTGCAATTTATATATTGGAACTATATCCAAAGTATTATCTATAATCCTCTTATTGAACTCAAACATTATCCTATCTACATCCTGATATTCGTCCTTTAGTTTTTTAGGAATATAATCTAAATGGGTGTCGAGCCCTACGCATACAATGCCCTTTTTTTCAACCTCCTCATATAATCTATCTATTATCAACTTCTATCCCCCCATTGTATTTAATTTGACCCTTCCATATAGTAGCTAGTACTCTTCCATAAAATTCCATTCCATGAAAGGGTGTATTTTTGCCTTTGGAAAGGAATTTATTAGAATCAACAATCATTCTTCCATCCAAATCTACTAATACCATATCCCCATCATATCCCTTCTTGATTTTACCTTTATTAACTTTCATTAACCGTCCAGGAGTTCCAGACATCAACTGGGACAATCTGTTTATTGAAATAACATTTGACTTAACTAATGTGGTATAACATATGGAAAAGGCTGTTTCTAAACCTGATATTCCAGGAGCACCTTTTTCCTTATCTTCTAATGAATGGGGAGCGTGATCTGTGGCAATCACATCTATTGTTCCGTCTTTAATACCTTCCATGATAGACTTTACATCTTCTTTTTCCCTGATGGGTGGATTCACTCTATAGTCCAAATCATATAGGCATATGTGGTGAGGGGTTACTTCGCAGGTGACCTTAACCCCTTCACCTTTAGCCCTTTTAATCATTTCAATAGATTCCTTGGTGCTAACATGAGCAAGATGTAGCCTTGCTCCTGTCAATTTTGCTAGATAAAGGTCTCTCAAAGTCATAATATTTTCTGACAGTCTATTATCCATCTTTAAAATTTCTTCATCTTCCTCGTGGGCTATTAGGGTCAAGCCTTTTTGCTTGGCTTTAATCATAGCTTTATACATTATATTATTGGATTGTATTCCTTTCCCATCATCAGAAATGAATCTAACCCTGTTATCTATCTCATCCAAATGTTCTATACTTTCACCATCAAAATCCTTTGTAACAGACAAGGTCTGGTGTATATCTATTAAATCTAATTCTTTTGCTCTACTGAGAACATAAGCTACAATATCCATACTGCTTACTATGGGATTGGTATTTGCCATTAGGTTTACACAAGTATAGCCCCCTTTTAGTGCAGCTTTACTTCCAGTATATAAATCCTCTTTATAGGTATATCCTGGTTCTCTGAAATGAGCGTGCATATCTATGAAAGAAGGCATGGCTACTAAATTAGTCCCATCTATAGTTTTGCAGTTTAAGTCTATATCTTTACCATAGTCAGCTATCTTCCCATTTTTTATATAAATATCTCCCATCATGTCCTTAGTTTCATCTATTATCCTGCAGTTCTTTATTAATAAATCCATTTTACCCCTCCCATGAATATATCTGATCACAGTAGTCGCATTTGTATATACCCTTTTCCTCATCTATTAGAATAAATTTATGGACTATGTGCCTCTCTTCAGAAGTTATGCATCTGGGATTTTTACAGCTGATTATTCCTTCTACTTCCTTGGGTAAAGACAGATTTATCTTCTTAACTACTTTTTCATCTTCAATAATATTTATTGTAATATTCGGATCTATGAAGCCTAACATGGTCAGATCCAAATCCATAACGTTCTCAACTTTTATTAAATCTTTTTTTCCGTATTTTTTACTCTGAGCATTTATTATCAGGGCTACTCTAAAATCGGCATTATTTAAGCCAAGATATTTGAATATTCTAAAGCCATTACCCGCCCTTATATGGTCTATTACAATACCTTTAGAAATGCTATCTATATATAACATTACATCACCCCCAGTAACCTTAAAATAAGGGCCATTCTAATATACATTCCATATTTCACCTGTTCAAAATAACAAGCCCTTGGGTCTTCATCTACTTCATAGCTAATTTCATTGACTCTTGGCAATGGATGAAGAATGCACAGATCTTTCTTGGCTAGCTTTAATTTTCCCTTATCCAAAATATAGCTATCTTTTAATCTAATGTAATCTTCCTCATTGAAAAATCTTTCCCTTTGGACTCGCGTCATATATAGGATATCTAGCTTATCGATTACATCCTCCAACTTCTCTACTTCCATGAAGGAACAGTTAGAATTTCTAGATAATTCCATTTTAATATATTCGGGAATTTGTAACTCTTGAGGGGAAATCAATATAAATTCGTTCCCATGCCTAGACATTGACTTTACAAGAGAATGGACTGTGCGACCAAATTTTAAATCACCACACAATCCAATAGTTAGATTGGATAACTGACCTTTTTTCACTTTTATAGTAAGTATATCGGTTAAAGTTTGAGTAGGATGATGGTGACCGCCATCACCTGCATTGATGATGGGGACCGAAGAATAGTAGGAAGCCAGTTTTGGCGCTCCTTCCTTTGGATGTCTCATAGCAATAATATCTACATAAGAACTAACGGTACGAATAGTATCGGGAATACTTTCTCCTTTCCTTGCAGAACTAACCCCTGCTTCAGAAAAACCAATTACACTGCCTCCTAGTCTAATCATAGCAGCTTCAAAGCTAAGTCTTGTTCTTGTGCTAGGTTCATAGAACAATGTAGCTAATATTTTATTAGCACAAGATTGTCTAAAATCCTCTTCCTTTTTCATAATCTTTTCTGCTAAATCCAATAAATTTTCTAATTCATCCATGGTAATATCCATAGGATCAATTAAATGTTTCATATTTCTACCTCCTTCTAGTCTCACTGGATCTAGTTAAAGGATTGCGTGAAAAAAGCCTCCCTAAAGGAAGGCATAAATATCCCGCATTTATACTTTCCTTTTTGAACTCTCTGGTTCAGTTTAAAGGACCTATTATAAGATTTTTATTAGAATATCATAATATTATAAAAAAGTCAATATAAAGTTAAGCTATAAAATCATTTTTGCACATCTGCATACCACTAAAGATAGAGATTCATTAGTAAAGCATCAAAATATTCTTCACCAATCTTAAAATACTTTTTATATAAACCAATCCTTTTAAACCCAAATTTCTCATAAAGCCTTATTGCACTTAGATTATCAGACCTCACTTCTAATTCTATAACTTCTAGTTTTGCAATATCTTTTGCAAATGCAATCAGTTCTTCCATCATTTTAGTACCAATTCCTTGATTCCAGTATTTTTTCTTAACACTAATAGCAAGTCGACCTCTATGAGCAATACGAGTTCTACCTGTCAATCCTTGTAATGAACCAATGGAAACTATTTCTTCCCCAATCTTGCCCACAAACATAACGGATTTATCTGATGAATTGATATTTTCTATTATTTCCATTTCCCTTTTTACAGGCATATTTTTAAATTCATTTTCACCAAACAACAGGTTGTCACTTTCTCCACCAACAATATTTAAGAATTCTAATACCTTTTGGGCATCTTCTTTTCTAGCCTTACTGATTTTTAAATCTTGAAACATAATCTCACCCCATTTTCCTATAAATACTTACTTCCTTCTCTAACGCTTAAAGGATGAAGTGCATTTTTATCTATAAAATTCTTTACCCATTCCTTATTAGTTTTAGAATACTCCCTTAAGGCCCAACCTATTGCTTTATTTATAAAGAATTCATCAGTCTGGGAATTATACAATATTGCTTTAGCTAAAAAATCGGTATCAGTTTTATCCTTATATTGCAATTGAAATATGATGGATGTCCTTTTTAACCAGATATTATCTGATTTCATCCATTTTATTATATAGTCCTCTTTTATCCTAGGATATTTTATAGCTACATGTCCTACTATTTTACTTATAGCATCTACAGAGTCCCACCAAGATTTTGTAGTTATTAGCTTTTCTATATTTTCCATATCCTTTGGAGTGAACTTATCCTTTACCTTTTCCATGTAATCTATGGCTAAGTACTGAAATTCTCTTTCAGGCATTTGGTAGCATTTAAAAATAAAGTCCCAGTCAATCTTATCTTCCCTTCTTTTAGCCTTTAAGAACTCTTTGGATAACTTAACCCTTTCTGGCTTTTTAAATCCGAGAAAAGGAAATATATCCCTCATATATTTAGCCATGGGTATTGCCTGTTCTTCATTTCTGTTATTATAAAACATTTCAAAAATGTCCATTATACCCCTCTTTCTAATCTTAATCTAACATCTTCAGCTTTTTTGATGGTATCCTTTAACCATATAAGAGCCTTTCCGTTTTCTAATACCTCTTCACAAGTCATCCAATATATTTCCCCAACTTCATCGGTAGCCACAGGCTGTGCTTCTCCTGATTTATATTTACACACAAAAACCACATCTACAACTACTTGTCCATCGGCTAATAAGAATGATTTGCTCTCCAAATAATGTATCATATCTGAAACTTCTATCCCAACCTCCTCCATTATTTCCCTTCTTAAAGTCCTCTCCAAAACACCATCTTCTGCTATATTTGTTTCTACTTTTCCTCCAACTAAGGACATAAGCCCTGGACCATGTTCTTCTTTTTCACTTCTTTTTATAATTAACCATTTATTCCCCCTATATATGGCTGCTTATACATTTACTATGTATAAATTATAATTCACTTTAATATCCCCTTTCAGTTTCCCAACTCATTATTGCTATTTTTTATTTTTTAGCGGCAAATAATAAATGGTTACTTGCTCCTAAAAATTCTGGTTTTTCACTATAATAATAATGAAACTTTAACCATAGTCTATAACTTTCATCATCCATATTATTTATTTTATCAGCCAATAATTCACTTAAACCATCTGCAGCAATTTCAGATACAATAATCAATTTTGATGATTGCAATAGTTCCCTGGCCTGTTGGACTGTAATAAATACAAAGGGAAAATCATTCACTTTGAAAGTTTGGCGATTATATGGCCCATTTATTAGATAGTCTGGCTCATAGCACATAGTTTGAGTAACAATGACCATATCGTTGTTAATGAAAGCAAAGAACATTATGCCTTCTTCTTTGCATACTCTTTTAACTTCTTCGATGCATTTTAATTGATCCTCTCTATCCCCTAAGTGATACAAGGGGCCAAAACAGAGAACTATATCATATTGATTATCCTGAAAATTTGAAAGGTCTAAAGCATTCCCTTGAAATACTTTAAGGCTCATACCTGGCTTTTTCTTTTCCTTAATTCGGTTCACATGTTTTTCAACCAGTTCAATTGCTGTTACATCATAGCCTTTTTCCGCAAAGTATAAACTATATTCTCCAGTACCCGCTCCAAGTCTAATATTTTCATTCCAGGTTTTAAATGCTTTTCAATATGCCTTACTGTAGTAAAAAATTCAACCCTTGTTGCTTTAGAAGATAATCTAGAATCTTCATCAAATATTTCATAGAGGGTTGCAACTCTCTCTTCCTCATTGCTGATCCTTCTCAAATCTTCTATTTTCATTTATAATCTCCTCCTCTTACTTTTTTACCTACCCGTAGAATATTTTATAACTCTATTGGCTAAAAATTCAATATTCTTTTAGTATTCTCTCTTCACATTCTTTACATTAACATCCATTAACTCCTCAACAATAGCTATAGTTTTATTTTTCGTAATCCTATATATCTAACGTATCTGCAAATTCATAATTTAGTTCAAATCTTTTATAAATTCAAGAACATTTGCTTCATATTCAGTTGGATGGTCAAAAAATATCTCAACATGTGCACTATCCTCCACAGAAAAAATTCTTTTATGATTGTGTTTAACTGAATTGTAAATATCTTCACTCATAAAATAAGGTGTTACTTCATCTGCTCTACTACTTATAAGACATTTAGTTATATATTTTGCTATACTTGATATATATTTCATAGTATCTAAATTATATACAACAAATTTTATCTTCCAGAGCCTAAAACTCCTTTGTTAACAAATCTCTTTTCATGCTTATCAATGAGCATCCTTATTCACTTATGTATTACTGATCAATTCTTTTTACATAAATTGGTTCCTGATTTTTATAACCAATTTCATCAGTTTTTATAAAACCGCATTTACTCCAGAATGTTTCGTTATCAGAAGTTAAATATATTTGTTCAACATTTTTATCCTTAAGAATTCTCTCAACATGAGCTATGAGTGATCCCCCCAAACCTTTCTCTCTAAGCTCTCTTTCAATATATACTTCTCGGATAAAACCAAAACCCTCCTTCTGGCACCAATCACTTTTTGGAGAATCTATCTGGTAGATAACAAATCCTCTGGCTTCATTATTAATCGTCAGTAAATCGAGAAATATAATCCGTTTTTTTACCATTTCAATTATGTCTAAGCAAATCTCTTCAACTTGTGAATACTGGAGTTCTATATTGAAGTCATGCAAAAAATAAGCATAAAACATATTAACAAACGATTTATAATAGAATTCTTCAAATGATTTGATTTTTATATTACTACCTTTAATCATATCCTGATTTATAACCTGATGACTTGAAATAAATCTCTTGAAAAAGTCTTCTCTTGAAATTTCATATTCTACAAAAGTTCGCAAGTTTCCTAGTTGGTCCTGCCATACGTTTTCTCGTATGCGAATTTTCTTCGCTCCAATTTTAGTTTCATACACATGTTGAGCTCTTTTGTTTTCAAGCATTGTATCCCAAACAATTTTATTTATTGGACATCTAGAATTTATATCTTCATCAGTGAAAAGAAATTCAAATAACATCTTTATAATCTTAGGTCCATATCCTTTGTTTTGATAATTCTCATCGCATATTTCCCATCCAGGATAAGCCACATTATCTCTTTCAATTTTATAACTTAATTCCCCTACGGGTTTTCCATCAATTTCTATTATGCAGAGATGACGCAATCTTTCTCCCCTGCTTTTAATAATGTCAATAGTATCTTCCAAGGGTTCTCCCAATCCATTAGGAAACCCTGCATGCTCCATTACAGTACCATCATTCCACCATTTATTTAGCTGAATAGCATCATTGATAGTAGCGCTTCTAATAACAACATTATCCTTCTCGATTCTCATACTTCCCCTCCATTTAGTTTATTAAAGAGTTTATGGTTCGCCAACCCTCATTACGCAAATATGTACCATTTTAATCATCTAAACCACTCCTTTTCTTTATCATTTATATTAAGCTTTTAAAACTTCATTACATATTTTAAATTAACTAACGATTTAAAAACCTTAATCGCATCCATTTTTTCGCCCATATAATAAGCAAAAATAGTGCATATAATTAAATCTTTAATTTTAGAATCCCCAATTTCATCACATTCCTTATTGTCTCCATAAACATGTAAGTATTGATCTTTTAGGGTGAATCATCCACTTAAGTGCCAATCATTTACCCCTTTATCATCCCTTGTCCATGCCTCGACCTTTTTATAACTTTTTCCCTTAAGAAATCTATTGCTTTACTTAATAATTGGATTGCTATTCCAGTATTTCTAAACTCAGGCAATACAGCAAAATGCCATATTACTCCTCCTAACTCATGAGTATAGTAGCATACAGTTCCTTTTTCTATTACATACTCTATATCCAATAAGCCCACTATTTTATTATTTATTATCTATTTTTTCCACTAATTCTATGGAAGGATTGTTATATTTCTCTTTCTTTCTTAAAACATTGTCAAAGTATGCAGTATCTAAAAAGGATAAAACCTCACACCTTACCCAATCTAAATTATCGCTATCCCTATATTCTTTTATTATCATTTACAAAGCTCCCAAATATCCCTTATGAATTATTTTTTAAATAGGTCATACATACCCTTATAAAAAACAAAAGTGCCACGAATTTGGTAATTTCAAAAATAATATTAAAAATATAAAGAAAGCCTGCCATATGCATAGGTCTCATCTTTCCCATCCTTTCTATTTAAAACTTATAATATTAATCATCATAATATAAACTCATAATAGGTTCATTATTTTCATCATTTCTCTACAAGGACCAAAATTCCATTAATTTTGCTCTAATAGACTCTGAATTTCCCACCCTTTCATAATGAAACCACTCTCTTGGATATAATCTTTTGTATTTTATAGTACCAAATCTATCATCTATAAGGAGTATGGCTCCCTTATCCGTCTCACTCCTTATAACTCGACCAGCTGCCTGAAGGACCTTATTCATGCCAGGATACATGTATGCATATTCATATCCAAGTCCATTTAAAGATTGAAAATATTCCCTAATAATATCTCTTTCAAAACATATCTGAGGCAGTCCTACTCCTACAATTACAGCCCCTATGAGTTTATCCCCTATTAAATCTATTCCTTCTGAAAATATACCCCCTAATACTGCAAAAGCCACCATTGTACCCTCATTTTCATGATTAAATCTATCTAAAAATTCTTCCCTCTCTTTCTCTGACATGGAGCTTTCCTGAATAATAGTCTTAATATCTGGGTTTCTGTCAATAAAGCATTGATATATTTGCTCCATGTATTTATAGGAAGGAAAGAAGACGAAATAATTCCCCTCTTTTTGTAAAACAAATTCTTCAATATATTCCACTGCCTTTGAGTAAGTTTTATCTCTATCCTTATATTTAGTAGAAATATTATCTCCTACTAAAACACACAGGTTATCCTTAGGAAAGGGCGAAGAAAACCTAATGATATAATCCTCCTCATTTCCCCCTAGTACATCCCTATAATAGTCAA is a window from the Tepidimicrobium xylanilyticum genome containing:
- a CDS encoding dihydroorotate dehydrogenase electron transfer subunit, giving the protein MEKGYKKGVVKWNIQVASNIYEMKMTPHSTRPFQGEPGQFYMLRGWKGLDPFLARPISVSNIIDGEITFLYEVRGRGTDIISKLKSGDTLELMGPLGNGFNTSLKGNIALISGGIGIAPVIFLAKSLKTDVDFYCGFRDEVYCIDEIKKYSRNVYISTENGIVGHEGLITEIFQPDGYEVVYSCGPVAMMKKVVEICEGKVPVYISMESRMACGMGACLGCSIKTSKGIQRVCKEGPVFLGEEVFFSD
- the pyrF gene encoding orotidine-5'-phosphate decarboxylase, encoding MIIDRLYEEVEKKGIVCVGLDTHLDYIPKKLKDEYQDVDRIMFEFNKRIIDNTLDIVPIYKLQIAYYEAYGIKGLMAYKRTLEYIKSAGSLSIGDIKRGDISSTAEMYGKAHFEGDFEADFITLNPYMGFDTITPYLKYLERRDKGIFVLLRTSNPGAKDIQYLKAGPQSNYIYYHIGDRLKELGQNYIGSCGYSLIGAVVGGTHIDEGEEIRNKYKNMFFLIPGYGRQGGKGKDVVIYLNKRNGGIVNSSRGIITSYKKYEDGDKNFEKYARLAVLDMREDILNGERI
- a CDS encoding dihydroorotase, coding for MDLLIKNCRIIDETKDMMGDIYIKNGKIADYGKDIDLNCKTIDGTNLVAMPSFIDMHAHFREPGYTYKEDLYTGSKAALKGGYTCVNLMANTNPIVSSMDIVAYVLSRAKELDLIDIHQTLSVTKDFDGESIEHLDEIDNRVRFISDDGKGIQSNNIMYKAMIKAKQKGLTLIAHEEDEEILKMDNRLSENIMTLRDLYLAKLTGARLHLAHVSTKESIEMIKRAKGEGVKVTCEVTPHHICLYDLDYRVNPPIREKEDVKSIMEGIKDGTIDVIATDHAPHSLEDKEKGAPGISGLETAFSICYTTLVKSNVISINRLSQLMSGTPGRLMKVNKGKIKKGYDGDMVLVDLDGRMIVDSNKFLSKGKNTPFHGMEFYGRVLATIWKGQIKYNGGIEVDNR
- a CDS encoding aspartate carbamoyltransferase regulatory subunit, with amino-acid sequence MLYIDSISKGIVIDHIRAGNGFRIFKYLGLNNADFRVALIINAQSKKYGKKDLIKVENVMDLDLTMLGFIDPNITINIIEDEKVVKKINLSLPKEVEGIISCKNPRCITSEERHIVHKFILIDEEKGIYKCDYCDQIYSWEG
- the pyrB gene encoding aspartate carbamoyltransferase, which encodes MKHLIDPMDITMDELENLLDLAEKIMKKEEDFRQSCANKILATLFYEPSTRTRLSFEAAMIRLGGSVIGFSEAGVSSARKGESIPDTIRTVSSYVDIIAMRHPKEGAPKLASYYSSVPIINAGDGGHHHPTQTLTDILTIKVKKGQLSNLTIGLCGDLKFGRTVHSLVKSMSRHGNEFILISPQELQIPEYIKMELSRNSNCSFMEVEKLEDVIDKLDILYMTRVQRERFFNEEDYIRLKDSYILDKGKLKLAKKDLCILHPLPRVNEISYEVDEDPRACYFEQVKYGMYIRMALILRLLGVM
- a CDS encoding GNAT family N-acetyltransferase, with translation MFQDLKISKARKEDAQKVLEFLNIVGGESDNLLFGENEFKNMPVKREMEIIENINSSDKSVMFVGKIGEEIVSIGSLQGLTGRTRIAHRGRLAISVKKKYWNQGIGTKMMEELIAFAKDIAKLEVIELEVRSDNLSAIRLYEKFGFKRIGLYKKYFKIGEEYFDALLMNLYL
- a CDS encoding DNA alkylation repair protein, with amino-acid sequence MDIFEMFYNNRNEEQAIPMAKYMRDIFPFLGFKKPERVKLSKEFLKAKRREDKIDWDFIFKCYQMPEREFQYLAIDYMEKVKDKFTPKDMENIEKLITTKSWWDSVDAISKIVGHVAIKYPRIKEDYIIKWMKSDNIWLKRTSIIFQLQYKDKTDTDFLAKAILYNSQTDEFFINKAIGWALREYSKTNKEWVKNFIDKNALHPLSVREGSKYL
- a CDS encoding NUDIX hydrolase, which encodes MYRGNKWLIIKRSEKEEHGPGLMSLVGGKVETNIAEDGVLERTLRREIMEEVGIEVSDMIHYLESKSFLLADGQVVVDVVFVCKYKSGEAQPVATDEVGEIYWMTCEEVLENGKALIWLKDTIKKAEDVRLRLERGV
- a CDS encoding class I SAM-dependent methyltransferase, translating into MRLGAGTGEYSLYFAEKGYDVTAIELVEKHVNRIKEKKKPGMSLKVFQGNALDLSNFQDNQYDIVLCFGPLYHLGDREDQLKCIEEVKRVCKEEGIMFFAFINNDMVIVTQTMCYEPDYLINGPYNRQTFKVNDFPFVFITVQQARELLQSSKLIIVSEIAADGLSELLADKINNMDDESYRLWLKFHYYYSEKPEFLGASNHLLFAAKK
- a CDS encoding GNAT family N-acetyltransferase, whose product is MRIEKDNVVIRSATINDAIQLNKWWNDGTVMEHAGFPNGLGEPLEDTIDIIKSRGERLRHLCIIEIDGKPVGELSYKIERDNVAYPGWEICDENYQNKGYGPKIIKMLFEFLFTDEDINSRCPINKIVWDTMLENKRAQHVYETKIGAKKIRIRENVWQDQLGNLRTFVEYEISREDFFKRFISSHQVINQDMIKGSNIKIKSFEEFYYKSFVNMFYAYFLHDFNIELQYSQVEEICLDIIEMVKKRIIFLDLLTINNEARGFVIYQIDSPKSDWCQKEGFGFIREVYIERELREKGLGGSLIAHVERILKDKNVEQIYLTSDNETFWSKCGFIKTDEIGYKNQEPIYVKRIDQ
- a CDS encoding GNAT family N-acetyltransferase codes for the protein MGLLDIEYVIEKGTVCYYTHELGGVIWHFAVLPEFRNTGIAIQLLSKAIDFLREKVIKRSRHGQGMIKG